GCGAGCTGACGCTGAGTTATCATCTATGTGACAATCCCGGCTACGTGTGGCTCAGCGGTTCGCTCGTCTCGAACGACGAGAACGGCGTCTCCGAGGTCGAAGACACGTCCGACGAGGAAGACGGCACCGTCGACGAACCCGGGACCGACGGTGAACTCCTCGACGCCATCCGCACTCGGCTCTGGTACGACGACGGCGACAACGTCGTCGAAGTCGACGGCGAGCAGCCGGACGACGCCGGCTATCTGACCCCGGAGCTCTCACTGGCCGAACTGCTCTTGTTCCTCGAAAGCGGAGAGGGCGTCCAGCTCTGTCCCGGTGGCGGAAACGGAGCGGTCGTCGAACCACCGGCCGGCGACTGTCCGGAGGAGAAGGACTACGACAGCCTGCACCAGACCGGAGAGGAAGTCACGGTCGAAACCCCGCAGACCGACGGACCGGTCGAACACACGATCGGATTCAACCCTCGGTGTGCGGATTTCGGACTCGTGCAGGGGCTCAAGACCGACGAAGCACCGGAGGGACCGCTCGAAGAGACCGGGGAGAAGACCTACAGCACCCCCTACGGCGACATCACTGTCACGACGGATCTCCTCGACAACGGAGAAGAGGGCGTCGAGACCGTGACCGAGTGGTCGATCGACAGCGACGACTACTGCGTGGCGAAGGTCATCGTGAAGGGCGGTAACGAGGGTGCGAACGTCTACAGCTACGACAACGAGGACGGCGACGACGATTTCACCGACGACGAGGCCGTCGGCGCGATGAGCGACGAAGACACCGCGCTTCAGACGCCGACCGGTCAAGAGATCAGCCACGTCGACTTCTGTCTCGCGGTGTCGACCGACGGCGGGAACGGGGACGGCGAACCGATGCCGGAGAACTGCTGCTTCGAGGCCTCAACCGACCACTACATCGGCCTCGCGTGGTGGCTCCCGACGGACGTCGGCAACGAGGTCCAAAGCGACAGCGTGGCGTTCGATCTCGGGTTCCACGCCGAGCAGTGCCGCCACAACGAACCGTCAGTGCCCGTGTGAGACGCGATTCGGAGAGACGAGATGCGATCACAAAGGAGGAGGAGAATGGTTCACCGACGTCAACGACGCGGCAGCGGTC
This DNA window, taken from Halobellus sp. LT62, encodes the following:
- a CDS encoding SipW-dependent-type signal peptide-containing protein, with the translated sequence MSTDEFELTRRNVLAGIGGIGVASAGAGLGTSAFFSDTESFENNTITAGTLDLKVDWEEHYSYPQVYGFDDPTDGLDVTRTEPSDTAGYVGLPDPENPVVWVAEGDLDAYLERTSIEAYPDVDDDGVQDAFAAEPEATTEDGVGYVCVDGADTSEDMDPTVDGALRTNNDDTYDEENGEAKPLISLDDVKPGDFGELTLSYHLCDNPGYVWLSGSLVSNDENGVSEVEDTSDEEDGTVDEPGTDGELLDAIRTRLWYDDGDNVVEVDGEQPDDAGYLTPELSLAELLLFLESGEGVQLCPGGGNGAVVEPPAGDCPEEKDYDSLHQTGEEVTVETPQTDGPVEHTIGFNPRCADFGLVQGLKTDEAPEGPLEETGEKTYSTPYGDITVTTDLLDNGEEGVETVTEWSIDSDDYCVAKVIVKGGNEGANVYSYDNEDGDDDFTDDEAVGAMSDEDTALQTPTGQEISHVDFCLAVSTDGGNGDGEPMPENCCFEASTDHYIGLAWWLPTDVGNEVQSDSVAFDLGFHAEQCRHNEPSVPV